From Companilactobacillus heilongjiangensis, one genomic window encodes:
- a CDS encoding NUDIX hydrolase: MEKEDSRYYEEIVAQKRMFGGKIIDVDVEQVVLPNGIPDIREVVKHHGAVAIIPFTDDGKMIFVRQWRTPLEQETLEIPAGKIDSDEGSDLKEVALREMDEELGMTTDKLEKVTAFFASPGYSNEKLTVFKATDLKEVEFKRPLDPDEFLNVEKLTLDEAKAQVEAGVICDSKSIYAITYWELLQAKEK, from the coding sequence ATGGAAAAAGAAGATTCAAGATACTACGAAGAAATTGTTGCCCAAAAGAGAATGTTTGGTGGCAAAATTATTGACGTTGATGTCGAACAAGTGGTTTTGCCAAACGGAATCCCTGACATTCGTGAAGTTGTTAAACATCACGGTGCTGTTGCCATTATTCCTTTTACTGATGACGGTAAAATGATTTTTGTTAGACAATGGCGGACTCCGCTTGAACAAGAAACTTTGGAAATTCCTGCCGGTAAAATTGATTCTGACGAAGGTAGCGATTTGAAAGAAGTTGCCTTGCGTGAAATGGATGAAGAACTTGGCATGACAACTGACAAGTTGGAAAAGGTTACAGCATTCTTCGCTAGTCCCGGTTATTCCAATGAGAAATTGACTGTCTTTAAGGCAACTGATTTGAAAGAAGTTGAATTCAAACGTCCACTTGATCCGGATGAATTCTTAAATGTTGAAAAATTGACATTGGATGAAGCAAAAGCTCAAGTTGAAGCTGGCGTAATTTGCGATTCAAAGAGTATTTATGCCATCACTTATTGGGAATTGCTACAAGCAAAGGAAAAATAA
- a CDS encoding 5'-methylthioadenosine/adenosylhomocysteine nucleosidase: MKIGVIVPMEEEIKLMRESLTDVKNESVAGVDITIGKYKNHDVYLAQSGIGKVQAGITATLINDRYQPDFVVNTGSAGGIGSGLHIGDVVISDKMAYHDVDATGFGYKVGQLPQKELYFQADPNYVKEIVAAAERTGLTSRVGLIVTGDQFVDSKEKIATIKKSFPDALAAEMEGAAVAQVCNQFHTPFVVIRSMSDVGDEDASVNFDEFVLQAGRKSVTMLLNFLDQE, translated from the coding sequence ATGAAAATTGGCGTAATCGTTCCTATGGAAGAAGAAATTAAATTAATGAGAGAATCACTAACTGATGTTAAGAATGAATCAGTTGCTGGTGTCGATATCACTATTGGTAAGTATAAGAATCATGATGTTTACTTAGCACAAAGTGGAATTGGTAAAGTTCAAGCAGGTATCACTGCTACACTTATCAATGATCGTTACCAACCAGATTTTGTCGTTAATACTGGTTCAGCTGGTGGAATCGGTTCAGGCCTACATATCGGAGATGTTGTTATTTCTGATAAGATGGCTTATCACGATGTGGACGCTACAGGCTTTGGTTACAAAGTTGGTCAACTTCCACAAAAAGAACTTTATTTCCAAGCCGATCCTAACTATGTGAAGGAAATTGTTGCCGCTGCAGAAAGAACTGGTTTGACTTCTCGAGTAGGTTTAATTGTTACCGGAGACCAATTCGTTGACTCTAAAGAAAAAATTGCTACAATTAAAAAGTCGTTCCCAGATGCTTTAGCAGCTGAGATGGAGGGTGCAGCTGTGGCTCAAGTCTGCAACCAATTCCACACGCCATTCGTTGTCATTCGTTCAATGAGTGATGTTGGGGACGAAGATGCTAGTGTCAATTTTGACGAATTTGTTTTACAAGCCGGACGCAAATCAGTAACTATGTTGCTGAACTTTTTAGACCAAGAATAG
- a CDS encoding cysteine desulfurase family protein, translating to MAFIYLDNAATTPMATPVVDVIHDQMANNFGNASATNYFGRQARKVLDESRHTIAQSINAKDSEIVFTSGGTESDNTAIIETALSRQKLGKHIITTAIEHEAILKPLAYLETLGFEVTYLKPNERGEVTAEQVKNALRDDTILVSIMYGNNEVGSMNPIKEIGEVLKDHQAFFHTDAVQAYGMEDIDVKKEHIDMLSTSAHKINGPKFIGFLYINDDIYIPSFIKGGDQETKRRAGTENVPAIAGFAKAVELITPEEKQARQERYFGFKQTIQEILNKNNIKFAINGPTDIHALNHVMNLYLPGIERGVLLTRLDLEGFAISGGSACTAGSLEPSHVLIAMFGEDSPRIQDSVRISFGKDNTEEEVVKFTNKLIEIVSDLTN from the coding sequence GTGGCATTTATTTATTTAGATAATGCTGCCACCACACCGATGGCTACACCTGTAGTCGATGTGATCCATGACCAGATGGCAAACAATTTTGGTAATGCTTCTGCTACCAATTATTTTGGACGCCAAGCTCGCAAGGTTTTGGACGAAAGTCGCCATACGATTGCTCAAAGTATCAACGCTAAAGACTCAGAAATTGTCTTTACTAGTGGCGGTACTGAAAGCGATAATACAGCGATAATTGAAACGGCATTATCTAGACAAAAATTAGGTAAACATATCATTACAACTGCTATTGAACATGAGGCTATCCTCAAACCTTTAGCATATCTCGAAACGTTAGGATTTGAAGTAACTTATTTGAAACCTAATGAACGTGGAGAAGTGACTGCCGAACAAGTTAAAAATGCCCTCAGAGATGATACTATTTTAGTGTCGATCATGTATGGTAATAACGAAGTCGGTTCCATGAATCCCATAAAAGAGATTGGTGAAGTTCTAAAAGACCATCAAGCTTTCTTCCACACTGATGCTGTTCAAGCATACGGAATGGAAGATATTGATGTTAAAAAAGAACACATCGATATGTTATCAACATCAGCTCATAAAATTAATGGGCCTAAATTTATCGGTTTTCTTTATATTAATGATGATATTTATATTCCATCATTCATTAAAGGAGGCGACCAAGAAACCAAACGACGTGCTGGGACTGAGAATGTTCCTGCCATCGCTGGGTTTGCTAAAGCCGTTGAACTGATTACTCCGGAAGAAAAACAAGCTAGACAAGAACGTTATTTTGGTTTTAAACAGACAATTCAAGAAATTTTAAATAAAAATAATATTAAATTCGCTATCAATGGACCAACTGATATTCATGCGTTAAATCATGTGATGAATTTGTATTTGCCGGGTATTGAACGTGGCGTATTGTTAACCAGATTAGACTTGGAAGGCTTTGCTATCTCCGGTGGTTCCGCATGTACCGCAGGTAGTTTGGAACCTTCACATGTCTTGATTGCCATGTTTGGTGAAGACAGTCCGAGAATTCAGGATTCAGTTAGAATCAGTTTTGGGAAAGATAATACTGAAGAAGAAGTCGTTAAATTTACAAATAAATTGATTGAGATAGTTTCAGACTTGACTAATTAG
- the mnmA gene encoding tRNA 2-thiouridine(34) synthase MnmA: MDNKKKRVVVGMSGGVDSSVSALLLKQQGYEVIGVFMKNWDDTDDSGVCTSTEDYEDVAKVANKIGIPYYSVNFEKEYWDRVFEYFLDEYRKGRTPNPDVMCNKEVKFKAFLDYANKLNADYIAMGHYAQSFRDDNGVVHLLRGGDANKDQTYFLSTVQQDQLQKALFPIGGMQKSEVRRIAEEAGLATAKKKDSTGVCFIGERNFRKFLSEFLPAQAGTMMTPDGEVKGKHAGLMYYTIGQRQGLGIGGNGKSNEPWFVVGKDMSKNILYVDQGYDNPALYADHLDASDLSFITGLDYGETFHATAKFRYRQQDTGVTVHVLGDGKVNVEFDNPVRAITPGQEVVFYDGEECLGGATIDAAYMAEKKLQYI, from the coding sequence ATGGATAATAAGAAGAAGCGTGTTGTAGTAGGTATGAGTGGTGGCGTTGATTCGTCAGTTAGTGCACTTCTTTTGAAACAACAAGGCTATGAGGTTATCGGAGTATTTATGAAGAACTGGGATGATACAGATGATTCCGGTGTATGTACTTCGACAGAGGATTATGAGGATGTTGCAAAGGTTGCCAACAAGATTGGTATTCCTTACTACTCAGTTAACTTTGAGAAGGAGTATTGGGACCGCGTGTTCGAATATTTCTTGGATGAGTATCGTAAGGGTAGAACTCCAAACCCTGATGTTATGTGTAACAAAGAAGTTAAGTTCAAGGCATTCCTTGACTATGCTAACAAGTTAAACGCTGATTACATCGCAATGGGTCACTATGCTCAAAGTTTCCGCGATGATAACGGTGTTGTTCACTTATTACGTGGTGGCGATGCTAACAAGGATCAGACATACTTCCTAAGTACTGTTCAACAAGATCAGTTACAAAAGGCATTGTTCCCAATCGGTGGTATGCAAAAGTCAGAGGTTCGTCGTATTGCTGAAGAGGCTGGCCTTGCAACTGCTAAGAAGAAGGACTCAACAGGTGTATGTTTCATCGGTGAGAGAAACTTCCGTAAGTTCCTTAGCGAGTTCTTACCTGCACAAGCTGGTACTATGATGACACCTGATGGTGAAGTTAAGGGTAAGCATGCTGGTTTGATGTACTACACAATCGGCCAAAGACAAGGACTTGGAATTGGTGGAAATGGTAAGTCAAACGAGCCTTGGTTCGTAGTAGGTAAGGATATGTCAAAGAACATTCTTTACGTAGACCAAGGATATGACAATCCAGCATTGTATGCTGATCATTTGGATGCATCAGACTTATCATTTATCACAGGTTTAGACTATGGCGAGACATTCCATGCCACAGCTAAGTTCAGATATCGTCAACAAGATACAGGCGTTACAGTACATGTATTAGGCGACGGCAAGGTTAACGTTGAGTTTGATAACCCAGTACGTGCTATCACACCAGGACAAGAAGTTGTCTTTTATGATGGTGAGGAGTGTCTAGGTGGAGCTACAATTGATGCTGCTTATATGGCAGAGAAGAAGTTGCAGTATATCTAG
- a CDS encoding histidine phosphatase family protein: protein MELYFVRHGKTEWNLEGKYQGGHGDSPLLPESLHDISLLAKRLEDTKIDHMYSSPLPRAKTTAETLIKDLKREIPLSVVRDLREFDLGIMEGRKFSELENEMPEVIYAFRHQPSDYDYDLIRGESFEKVAERTTKAVKKIVAENEAKSNVVIVSHGAALVTMIQSLLGTKVADIRKNGGLSNTSLTHLRFENGEFRLIKWNETGYLDKKLESSDTI, encoded by the coding sequence ATGGAATTATATTTTGTCAGACATGGTAAGACCGAATGGAACTTAGAGGGAAAGTATCAAGGTGGACATGGTGATTCACCATTGTTGCCAGAAAGTTTGCATGATATCAGTCTGTTGGCAAAAAGACTTGAGGATACAAAGATTGACCACATGTATTCAAGTCCATTACCACGTGCTAAGACCACTGCAGAAACATTGATTAAGGATTTGAAACGAGAAATTCCTTTGTCAGTTGTTCGCGACCTACGCGAATTTGATTTGGGCATTATGGAAGGCCGTAAGTTTTCAGAATTGGAAAATGAAATGCCTGAAGTTATTTATGCCTTTAGACATCAACCATCCGACTATGATTATGATTTGATCAGGGGCGAATCATTTGAAAAAGTCGCTGAACGCACAACTAAGGCTGTGAAAAAAATTGTGGCTGAAAATGAAGCAAAAAGTAATGTTGTCATTGTCAGTCACGGAGCTGCTTTAGTTACAATGATTCAATCGTTGTTGGGTACTAAAGTCGCTGATATTCGCAAAAATGGGGGACTCTCAAATACTAGTTTGACTCACCTTCGTTTTGAAAATGGCGAATTTAGATTAATTAAATGGAATGAAACAGGTTATCTGGACAAGAAGTTGGAAAGTTCAGATACCATTTGA
- a CDS encoding tetratricopeptide repeat protein: MNKQAEKLFNQGDKEAAIKLIVADLNKNPKQLPEILQLSTYLVQAGDLEQAEELLARSLEMYKDNQDLLYNLGNVYYLADKFDKANDIFQNLVNDDYAFEAYFMLAKTLDQQGKRQLAIMYALTAAEKSPKDLQANELLADLLLANGNFQESLGFYKTANEIKPQAKYYFNMALCAMNLHQDYQNYLDQSKKLDEKYYLKNEKKLAELQEFIKQGDSDDRK, translated from the coding sequence ATGAACAAGCAAGCAGAAAAATTATTTAACCAGGGTGACAAGGAAGCTGCTATCAAGTTGATTGTGGCTGACTTGAATAAGAACCCGAAGCAATTGCCCGAAATTTTACAATTATCGACTTATTTAGTTCAGGCTGGCGATTTGGAACAAGCTGAAGAGTTGTTGGCTCGTTCTTTGGAAATGTACAAGGATAATCAGGATTTACTTTATAATCTTGGAAATGTGTATTATCTGGCTGATAAATTTGACAAGGCCAATGACATTTTTCAAAATTTGGTCAACGATGATTATGCATTTGAAGCTTATTTTATGTTGGCTAAAACTTTGGACCAACAGGGCAAACGTCAATTGGCTATTATGTATGCTTTGACCGCTGCTGAAAAGTCGCCCAAGGATTTACAAGCAAATGAGCTATTAGCCGATTTATTGCTTGCTAACGGCAATTTCCAAGAGTCCTTAGGATTTTACAAGACTGCCAATGAAATCAAGCCACAGGCCAAGTATTACTTTAATATGGCATTGTGTGCGATGAACTTGCACCAAGATTACCAAAACTACTTGGATCAGTCGAAAAAACTCGATGAAAAGTATTATTTGAAGAATGAAAAGAAACTAGCTGAATTACAAGAATTTATCAAACAAGGAGATAGCGATGACAGAAAGTGA
- the recD2 gene encoding SF1B family DNA helicase RecD2, whose amino-acid sequence MTESDEKPYFLGTVKAIFFENPENLYKIFTIKVKKTNTGWDGGDIVVTGSFGEIVEEEEYRFEGEIVDHPKYGQQFKATTYKRSRPNGRKQLIAFFSSEEFPGIGKKKAEKIVDTLGEDAIDKILQDPHALDFLKLGEEKTQNIVEQISSNHQTEQVLYQLNNYGFGPTLSARIFQKYGAQTLDKLTEDPYQLVIDVKGVGFKRADELAKRLGITGDDPRRIKGALIQMVTLIVNETGDTYVDGQDLIHRVGSILRANSTDDLQQKLLDGLRNLVKDGVLVVENGNVYEKDLADSEWSIAQSLKMITDSFKGVAWKKKAMKKELHQIESDFNVKYDESQEKAIEQSLTAPIFLLTGGPGTGKTTIINAIVAAYAKLNDMPLEPESKEYAIALAAPTGRAAKHMGESTGLPAMTIHRLLGLTGTEDDEFAEPSLDCKLLIIDEMSMVDTKLFKVLISAVQPGTQIVLVGDRDQLPSVGPGQVFADLINSEVFPTMILKNIHRQDEDSTIIQLAHDINEGVIVDGIFENRADRSFINCNSRDVPHVLSQIISKSGERGFDIADVQVLAPMYRGTAGIDNLNYVIQNVVNPMTPKRKEVSMGNIKYRIKDKVVYLVNTPEDNVFNGEIGQIVGIILAKENTDKVDKLVIDFDGNEVTLDRKDWLNITLAYCTSIHKSQGSEFEMVILPLVNEESRMLRRNLLYTAVTRAKRLLIMVGDRSAFERSIRDQSSERQTTLKERIFTSFKIKQPETETESPDEEVEPEETEPKDYRLTLDMVMNNAINPMIGMDGVIPSDFMKEDKAV is encoded by the coding sequence ATGACAGAAAGTGACGAGAAACCATATTTCTTGGGTACTGTCAAAGCCATCTTTTTTGAAAATCCCGAAAATCTCTATAAGATCTTTACGATTAAAGTTAAGAAAACCAATACTGGCTGGGACGGTGGCGATATCGTTGTTACTGGTAGTTTTGGCGAAATTGTTGAAGAAGAAGAATATCGTTTTGAAGGCGAAATCGTTGATCATCCTAAATATGGTCAACAATTTAAAGCTACAACGTACAAACGTAGTCGTCCCAATGGTCGTAAGCAATTAATAGCTTTCTTTTCGAGTGAAGAGTTCCCTGGTATTGGGAAGAAAAAGGCGGAGAAAATTGTTGATACATTGGGTGAAGATGCCATCGACAAGATCTTACAGGATCCGCATGCCTTGGATTTTCTAAAACTTGGTGAAGAGAAAACTCAAAATATTGTGGAACAAATTTCCAGCAATCATCAAACAGAACAAGTTTTATATCAATTGAATAATTACGGCTTTGGTCCAACGTTGAGTGCTCGTATTTTTCAAAAGTATGGTGCGCAAACACTCGATAAATTGACTGAGGATCCGTATCAGTTGGTCATTGATGTCAAAGGTGTTGGATTTAAACGTGCTGATGAATTGGCAAAACGCTTAGGTATTACGGGCGATGACCCCAGACGTATCAAGGGTGCCTTGATTCAAATGGTGACCTTAATTGTCAATGAAACAGGTGACACGTATGTCGACGGTCAGGATTTAATCCATCGTGTTGGCAGTATTTTGCGTGCTAATTCAACTGATGATTTACAACAAAAATTACTTGATGGTTTACGTAATTTAGTTAAAGACGGCGTACTGGTAGTTGAAAATGGCAACGTCTATGAAAAAGATTTGGCTGATAGCGAATGGTCTATTGCCCAATCTTTGAAGATGATTACTGACAGTTTCAAAGGCGTGGCTTGGAAGAAAAAGGCCATGAAGAAGGAATTGCATCAGATTGAATCGGATTTCAACGTTAAATATGATGAGTCGCAAGAAAAAGCGATTGAACAGTCTTTGACAGCTCCGATATTTCTACTCACAGGTGGTCCCGGAACTGGTAAAACAACCATCATTAATGCCATTGTCGCAGCCTATGCCAAGTTAAATGACATGCCACTTGAACCAGAGTCCAAAGAGTATGCAATTGCTCTAGCGGCTCCTACAGGACGTGCAGCTAAACATATGGGCGAATCAACTGGTTTGCCAGCGATGACGATTCATCGTTTGTTAGGATTAACTGGTACCGAGGACGATGAATTTGCGGAACCAAGTTTAGATTGTAAATTGTTGATTATTGATGAAATGTCGATGGTCGATACGAAATTATTTAAAGTTTTAATTTCCGCCGTTCAACCAGGGACACAAATCGTCCTAGTAGGTGACCGTGATCAGTTGCCATCAGTTGGACCCGGTCAAGTCTTTGCTGATTTGATCAACAGTGAAGTTTTCCCAACTATGATTTTGAAAAATATTCACCGTCAGGATGAGGATTCAACGATTATTCAGTTGGCTCATGATATTAATGAAGGTGTTATCGTTGATGGCATCTTTGAAAATCGAGCTGATAGAAGTTTTATCAACTGTAATAGTCGTGATGTACCACATGTTTTGTCACAGATTATCAGCAAGTCCGGTGAACGTGGCTTCGATATTGCGGATGTCCAAGTGTTGGCGCCAATGTATCGTGGTACCGCTGGAATCGACAATTTGAATTATGTGATTCAAAACGTTGTTAACCCAATGACACCTAAGCGTAAAGAGGTTTCGATGGGTAACATCAAGTATCGAATCAAAGATAAGGTCGTTTATTTAGTTAATACGCCTGAGGATAATGTTTTCAATGGTGAAATTGGTCAGATTGTCGGAATTATTTTGGCAAAAGAAAATACTGACAAAGTTGATAAATTAGTTATCGATTTTGATGGCAATGAAGTGACTTTGGACCGTAAGGATTGGCTCAATATCACCTTGGCTTACTGTACTTCAATTCATAAATCACAAGGTTCTGAGTTCGAAATGGTTATTTTGCCACTAGTGAATGAAGAATCACGGATGTTACGTCGTAATTTGTTGTATACAGCTGTTACACGTGCTAAGCGTCTGTTGATTATGGTTGGTGACCGTAGTGCGTTTGAGCGTTCAATTAGAGATCAGTCGAGTGAACGTCAGACGACTTTGAAGGAACGAATCTTTACTAGTTTTAAGATTAAGCAGCCGGAAACAGAGACTGAATCTCCTGATGAAGAAGTTGAACCAGAAGAGACTGAACCAAAGGATTATCGCTTAACACTTGATATGGTTATGAATAATGCGATTAATCCGATGATTGGGATGGATGGCGTTATACCTAGTGACTTTATGAAGGAAGATAAGGCAGTTTAA
- a CDS encoding ArsR/SmtB family transcription factor, which translates to MMNTADNKQIAVFKALADPVRLDIIQYLKQIDCEISCGEVGKAVNISKTSGSYHFKLLQDAGLINARKEAREKYVSLNQTTFDKYVTNFYKNI; encoded by the coding sequence ATGATGAATACAGCAGATAACAAACAAATAGCGGTTTTTAAGGCTTTAGCTGATCCAGTAAGGTTAGATATTATTCAATATTTGAAGCAGATTGACTGTGAGATTTCTTGTGGTGAAGTGGGTAAAGCCGTTAATATCAGTAAAACCTCAGGTTCATACCACTTTAAGCTACTTCAGGATGCTGGATTGATAAATGCCAGAAAAGAAGCACGTGAGAAATATGTCAGTCTTAATCAGACAACTTTTGATAAGTATGTAACTAATTTTTATAAAAATATTTAA
- a CDS encoding MFS transporter, which translates to MKQKQVNSNWVLVLTSLGFFMSMMDSMIVTTASTAIRNDFHISVDMLQWAMNSYNITIAAVLLVGVSLGERLGRRKIYNLGILIFTIGSVLCALSNNIEFLIIARVVEGIGASVMTPMSMAILTNTLPVSERGKALGIWSGIGGLALIVGPSLGGFIVAKLAWQWIFWINVPIGILAIYLSMKMLPESTGNSYRVGMIDSILIIVASTSIIWSLSAMTSASSIVWPLLIGILGLSTGVWFVLRQKVEEKPMIPLDFFKSVAFTGGNVATFLLYGSMYGVVFFLPQFLQVVGGADSLVAGLEILPWTGTLVVVAPFAGNAVDKYGERLIATLGLLFQGIGYILIMVLVNDHSPYLNMVVPLAIAGVGLSMAGPALQKVVLGAVAKSEIGKASGVYNVFRLLGGAVGTTVSVIIFYQFGGMSNLGLFTSGFRAVMLSAGIISILGMIFSFRFKKSSD; encoded by the coding sequence ATGAAACAGAAGCAAGTTAATTCAAACTGGGTGTTAGTTTTAACGTCATTGGGATTTTTCATGTCGATGATGGATTCCATGATTGTGACGACAGCTTCAACTGCCATCAGAAATGATTTTCATATTTCGGTTGATATGTTGCAGTGGGCGATGAATTCATACAATATTACGATTGCGGCAGTTCTCTTAGTGGGAGTTTCTTTAGGTGAACGGTTAGGACGCCGTAAAATTTATAATTTAGGGATTTTGATTTTTACTATCGGTTCGGTTTTATGCGCGTTGTCGAACAATATTGAATTTTTGATTATTGCTCGAGTTGTTGAGGGTATTGGAGCATCAGTAATGACGCCGATGTCGATGGCAATTTTGACGAATACTTTGCCAGTTTCGGAGCGTGGAAAAGCACTCGGAATTTGGAGTGGAATCGGTGGATTGGCACTGATCGTTGGTCCATCATTGGGTGGATTTATTGTCGCCAAGTTAGCATGGCAGTGGATATTTTGGATCAATGTGCCAATTGGTATTTTAGCAATTTATTTATCTATGAAAATGTTGCCGGAGAGTACTGGTAACAGTTACAGAGTTGGTATGATTGATTCAATTTTAATCATAGTTGCATCGACGAGCATTATCTGGTCCTTATCAGCGATGACATCTGCCAGCTCAATTGTCTGGCCACTCTTGATTGGAATTCTAGGATTATCAACTGGAGTTTGGTTTGTATTACGTCAAAAGGTCGAAGAAAAGCCAATGATTCCCTTAGACTTCTTCAAATCAGTAGCTTTTACAGGCGGAAATGTTGCCACGTTTTTACTGTATGGTTCAATGTATGGCGTAGTATTTTTTCTACCACAATTTTTACAAGTTGTTGGTGGTGCAGATTCATTGGTGGCTGGATTAGAGATACTGCCCTGGACGGGAACCTTGGTAGTGGTGGCACCATTTGCTGGAAATGCAGTCGATAAATACGGAGAGCGGCTGATTGCAACGTTGGGATTGCTGTTTCAAGGCATCGGCTATATTTTGATAATGGTTTTAGTAAATGATCACAGTCCATATCTAAATATGGTTGTACCATTAGCTATTGCTGGGGTTGGATTATCGATGGCTGGTCCGGCACTTCAAAAAGTGGTTTTAGGTGCAGTTGCGAAATCCGAGATTGGTAAAGCATCAGGAGTTTACAATGTTTTTCGTTTATTGGGTGGTGCAGTTGGAACAACAGTTTCAGTAATTATCTTTTATCAATTTGGTGGGATGAGCAATTTAGGGCTATTTACTAGTGGTTTTCGAGCCGTGATGTTGAGTGCGGGGATTATTTCTATTTTAGGAATGATTTTTTCATTCAGATTTAAAAAGTCGTCAGATTAA
- a CDS encoding GNAT family N-acetyltransferase — protein sequence MNIKLQEYDKNNITQSMLDDYHLNPDDNIGGPQSIIERSRTNLHMQPMMILDNDKLVGCFCLHTDDGPLLYDGDSQTDILVRAFSIDSRYRRRDYALITLLKLSEFVYFNYKQVDRMILGVNPTNLAAQELYLKAGFVYSNKRVQGKLGEIYVYHKNI from the coding sequence ATGAATATCAAATTACAGGAATATGATAAAAATAATATTACCCAAAGTATGCTTGATGATTATCATCTTAATCCCGATGATAATATCGGTGGTCCACAATCAATCATTGAACGAAGTCGAACCAATTTGCATATGCAACCAATGATGATTCTTGATAACGATAAATTGGTCGGATGTTTCTGCCTGCATACAGACGACGGGCCATTGCTGTATGATGGGGATTCGCAAACGGATATTTTAGTACGAGCTTTCTCGATCGATAGCCGTTACCGTCGCCGTGATTATGCCTTAATAACATTGCTGAAACTATCTGAGTTTGTTTATTTTAATTATAAGCAAGTTGATCGAATGATTTTAGGCGTTAATCCGACTAATTTAGCTGCCCAAGAACTTTATCTAAAAGCTGGTTTCGTATATTCAAACAAGCGAGTACAAGGAAAATTGGGTGAAATTTATGTTTATCATAAAAATATTTAA
- a CDS encoding nuclear transport factor 2 family protein, with product MTDTDTNKITIQKYFKLSDYASSDMNSLKAIIDLFSDEAKIKSGMNETATNKSEIADFFRSFFGRNQQLKHLFEIRDVDNNYQTEWVVAGLKSDGSLFSLHGFDYYQFDDAGKIVDLKVVIS from the coding sequence ATGACTGATACCGATACGAATAAAATTACGATTCAAAAGTATTTTAAATTGTCTGACTATGCTTCAAGTGATATGAATTCTTTAAAAGCAATTATCGATTTGTTTAGTGATGAAGCAAAGATTAAATCGGGAATGAATGAAACAGCAACAAATAAAAGTGAAATAGCTGATTTCTTTAGATCATTCTTTGGACGCAACCAGCAATTGAAGCATCTGTTTGAAATTAGGGATGTCGACAATAATTATCAGACCGAATGGGTCGTAGCTGGTTTGAAGAGTGATGGCTCATTGTTTTCACTACATGGGTTTGACTATTATCAATTTGATGATGCTGGTAAAATCGTTGATTTGAAGGTTGTTATTTCATAG